A DNA window from Nocardioides palaemonis contains the following coding sequences:
- a CDS encoding GntR family transcriptional regulator — MPVPAPAPSIRPALLRYTVHDRLRDAIVDGTLAPGEVLRDTELASWLGVSRTPVREALLRLADAGLVRTAPGRSTVVAEIDPEEVRDAQAVVAGMHRLAVAEAVERMTGADLDLMRAANERFAAAVAAGDTDAALTADDDFHAVPVAACGNRAVAAVLDQFSPVVRRLERLRFASAEAVESVGLHDRLLDACARGDATAAAEVSFRTWQNLADLIPDPETDPETDPETDPQETP, encoded by the coding sequence ATGCCGGTACCCGCGCCTGCCCCGAGCATCCGACCCGCGCTGCTGCGCTACACCGTCCACGACCGGCTGCGCGACGCCATCGTCGACGGCACGCTCGCCCCCGGCGAGGTGCTCCGGGACACGGAGCTGGCGAGCTGGCTCGGGGTCAGCCGGACGCCCGTGCGCGAGGCGCTGCTGCGCCTCGCCGACGCCGGGCTCGTACGCACGGCTCCCGGCAGGTCCACGGTCGTCGCCGAGATCGACCCGGAGGAGGTCCGCGACGCCCAGGCCGTGGTCGCGGGCATGCACCGCCTCGCCGTCGCCGAGGCCGTCGAGCGGATGACCGGGGCCGACCTCGACCTGATGCGCGCGGCCAACGAGCGCTTCGCCGCCGCGGTCGCGGCGGGCGACACCGACGCGGCGCTGACCGCCGACGACGACTTCCACGCCGTGCCGGTCGCGGCCTGCGGCAACCGCGCCGTCGCCGCGGTGCTCGACCAGTTCAGCCCGGTCGTGCGCCGCCTCGAGCGGCTGCGGTTCGCCTCCGCGGAGGCCGTGGAGTCCGTCGGGCTGCACGACCGCCTGCTCGACGCCTGCGCCCGCGGCGACGCGACGGCGGCTGCCGAGGTGTCGTTCCGGACCTGGCAGAACCTCGCCGACCTCATCCCCGACCCCGAGACCGACCCCGAGACCGACCCC